CGGCGGCGAAGTGGTTTCCCTGAATTGAGGCGAGTCGGATGATTCGACTGATTGGCTTGGGCGTGTTGCTTGGCATCCTCGGCTGCGGTTCTTCGACCGTGCCACCGACGAGCAGTCCGCGAAAAATGACCTGGGCAGAATTCCAAAAGATGCCGCCCGAAGACCGCAACGACCCGATGCTGCAGCAATACTTGGACGACGACGCCAAGAAAAAGCTGGAGGCGATGCGGAAACGATCCAAGTGAACCAGCCACCTGGGGAGGTTGCTGCCCTTCACTTTGCCACCCCACGAATCGGGAACCCGATCCGTGGGGTTTTCTGTTGCGCATCGCTCGATCCACGACGGCCCAAGCCAACACCCGCCAATCGATCGCATTCGCAATTCCATGCAAATGAACGAGCCACCTGATCGGGTGAATCAATCTCCAAATGATGGAGCCGCCTGATCGGGTGAATCAATCGTCGCACCCTTGGCGAGCATCGCGGCTGGGCAGAGCATCCGTTCTTTTCGGAGCATCGCGGTTGGGTGTCGGCGTCGGAGCTTTCCGCGGGCGATCGACTGCTGGGTCACGATGGATGCTGGGTACCGCTCGACGGTATCGAGATTGGCGACTCCTGGTCGGTGGTCTACAATCTGCGTGTCGCCGAGGACCACACCTATTTCGTCGGCTGCGACGAGTGGGGCTTCAGCCTCTGGGCGCACAATCAGAGTTGCGGCGACTTCATCAACGAATTGGAGCAGGCAGGGACGATCACCAAGCAGAGGGCGGCTGCAATGCTGGCCGACCCTGCTTTCCAGAAGCTGTACGACGAGTTCATCGCCCTTCGTGGCCCGAACGCGGCGGCAGAACTTTTGGGCAATCCCGCTCTGGCTGGTGGCTCACGGGGTGATCTGGCATCGATGCTCCGACGCGGGATGCAGGAGGTCGATCCGACAATCAAGACTGACATGCTCCGCAACGCACCTGGAGCGGCCCACGGTGGGGAAGGACTTCCCGGTTTGACCCCAGGCGGGGTGTGGCTCGATAAAGCCACCGGTAGCGTTGGTAGAGTGCCACAAGAGGTGGCCAGTCAACTTCGCGGTCGCAGCTTCACGGATTGGCGGAACTTCCGTCAGGAGTTCTGGAAGGCAGTCGGGGCAGTACCAGAGCTTCTCGCCCAGTTCAAGCCGGACAATCAAGCTCGTATTCTGGCAGGGAAGCCGCCGACCGCGCCGAAGGCGGGTCATCTCGGGAACCGGCGGGGGTTTGAACTGGATCACATGGACCCGCTGGACATCACCGGGCCGCGTGGCGTCTACGACCTCGACAACATCATGGTGGCCCCTGCCAAGGTGAACCTGTCGTTTGAGTCGTTCTGACGAACAACAAGGGGGAGGATTGCATGATACGGGAGACACCGGGGCGTCAGGAGTTGATCGATCTCGTCGACGAATACCGAGATCCTTCAAGCCGTGGCCGTCGAGAACCGCTGGCCGAGAGGCTTACAGGCCATCTTCCCGGCACAGATGTCCTGAACCTTTGCCAGTCGGACTTGCCGTCCGAAACAATTGTGGACTTCTGCTTGGGATTTGAGGGGGCCAAGAAGGTGCTTGACCGGGCTGGGATGCTGGAGTTGGTCAAATCCATTCGATCTCCTCAACTGACTTCCGAAGCCGACGACATGCTGATGCTCGAAACCTTTATCTTCAACTGCCGTCATCCAGCCGGCACGGACCTGATCTACTACCCGGATGAGGTGTTCGGAGAAGGAGTGACGGCGACGGACGAAATGATCGTTGACCGGGCATTGGCGGGAAGTTGATTCAGCCTAATTCGGCGGTTCTCGCCTGCTGCCGCCGTGCTGATCTGATGACGGGCGGAACCGAACCCTACCTTGTATTCGTGTCGATCCCGGTGGCAACCCCTGCCCACGCAAGCTCATCCGCGCGGCCAAGGCCACGGAATGGGAGCGCGGTGGGAACCTGCCGCCGTAGTGAACTGCACGTCGTCTTTCCCCGCCTTCGGCATGTCGCTAAAGCCGGGGGACATTCTCGGGATCACCGAATTGCGGGTGCAGAAAACTTGGGCGGGACTCCTGCCGGGCTTGGGACTCCTCACCTCTGCGTTCCCAGTTCTTTTTGGGAATCTCAACGGGATCATCTGGACCCGCGGCCCGGCGACCGCACAAAATTTGATCCGACACCGTTCGCTTGCTCGCACCGTTCGCGTTGACACTGCCCCGCGAAGATCCTTTGGCTGACGCACGCTGACGGTCGCCGGATCGTGACGTCTGGGGAGCATCCGTTCTTTTCGGAGCATCGCGGTTGGGTGTCGGCGTCGGAGCTTTCCGCGGGCGATCGGCTGCTGGGTCACGATGGATGCTGGGTGCCGCTCGCTGGCATCGAGTTGAGCGACACCTGGTCGGTGGTCTACAATCTTCGTGTCGCCGAGGCCCACACCTATTTCGTCGGCTGCGACGAGTGGGGGTTCAGCGTCTGGGCGCACAACGTCTACAAGGACGTGTTGGACGCTCACGGCAACGTGGTGAAGACCGCTGCGGAAGTGCAAGCAGAAGTAGCCACCATGTTCCGTCGAGTTGGCACAAGTCAGCGGTTCGCTGACGAGATGGCTGCGGCCTACGCCGCACCCGGCAAGCCGGGCAACCTCCTTCACGCCATGCTGGAGCTAGAGGTGGCCACCCTTCCTGCTCCAGCGGCACTCGCCGGTGCAAAACCAACGCGGTCGGCGATGGATGCCGCCGCAGCGGTGCGAGATGCGGAAGCTCGGCTCTTTTCGATGGTGGATCAAACAAAGCCCGGCATCGACATCATGGGCGAAGTCCTGCCCGATGGCGGACTTGACTTCATGCTCCGAGGGGTAATCAAGGACACTGGGGAGCGTGGCACTCTGAGCGGCAACTACATGTTCGAGAGGATGATGGAACATTTCGCCGCTCAGGGTACGCCTATTCGGACCATAAACGGCAACTGGACTTACGAGTCGAACCTCGGCCTGTTCAACCGATTGACACGGGTTGGGTTGACACCTACTGAAGCCGCCGGTGGGACTATAACTGCTGAATGGGCGCATCGCATCGGCTATACGCAGGTT
This DNA window, taken from Tuwongella immobilis, encodes the following:
- a CDS encoding HINT domain-containing protein; protein product: MNRRTLGEHRGWAEHPFFSEHRGWVSASELSAGDRLLGHDGCWVPLDGIEIGDSWSVVYNLRVAEDHTYFVGCDEWGFSLWAHNQSCGDFINELEQAGTITKQRAAAMLADPAFQKLYDEFIALRGPNAAAELLGNPALAGGSRGDLASMLRRGMQEVDPTIKTDMLRNAPGAAHGGEGLPGLTPGGVWLDKATGSVGRVPQEVASQLRGRSFTDWRNFRQEFWKAVGAVPELLAQFKPDNQARILAGKPPTAPKAGHLGNRRGFELDHMDPLDITGPRGVYDLDNIMVAPAKVNLSFESF
- a CDS encoding bacteriocin immunity protein, with amino-acid sequence MIRETPGRQELIDLVDEYRDPSSRGRREPLAERLTGHLPGTDVLNLCQSDLPSETIVDFCLGFEGAKKVLDRAGMLELVKSIRSPQLTSEADDMLMLETFIFNCRHPAGTDLIYYPDEVFGEGVTATDEMIVDRALAGS
- a CDS encoding polymorphic toxin-type HINT domain-containing protein produces the protein MTSGEHPFFSEHRGWVSASELSAGDRLLGHDGCWVPLAGIELSDTWSVVYNLRVAEAHTYFVGCDEWGFSVWAHNVYKDVLDAHGNVVKTAAEVQAEVATMFRRVGTSQRFADEMAAAYAAPGKPGNLLHAMLELEVATLPAPAALAGAKPTRSAMDAAAAVRDAEARLFSMVDQTKPGIDIMGEVLPDGGLDFMLRGVIKDTGERGTLSGNYMFERMMEHFAAQGTPIRTINGNWTYESNLGLFNRLTRVGLTPTEAAGGTITAEWAHRIGYTQVQEVVIHKGTVGNYSHVTAKYGRP